A stretch of the Rosa rugosa chromosome 5, drRosRugo1.1, whole genome shotgun sequence genome encodes the following:
- the LOC133709579 gene encoding increased DNA methylation 3-like produces the protein MDSQNVGYHPCLKPAVVITGTANEGTAGPAIGHVDIGVSDAAYLFRVALPGLRRKQSTVKCMIESDGKVHIEGVMTETGLVINSSTVYQMKVQQLCAAGPFTISFNLPGSVDTRLFSPVFRPDGILEVVVLKSKMSSEFLYPFDGNKSSPVKFPQVTV, from the exons ATGGACAGCCAAAATGTTGGTTACCATCCATGTCTGAAGCCAGCTGTTGTTATAACTGGAACAGCAAATGAAGGTACTGCTGGACCAGCTATCGGTCATGTTGACATTGGCGTGAGTGATGCTGCCTACTTATTTCGAGTTGCACTTCCAGGTCTTCGGAGGAAACAAA GTACAGTGAAATGTATGATTGAAAGTGACGGGAAGGTTCATATTGAAGGAGTCATGACAGAGACTGGACTTGTCATAAACTCATCAACTGTGTACCAGATGAAAGTCCAGCAACTATGTGCAGCTGGACCATTTACCATCTCTTTTAATCTTCCTGGATCTGTTGATACTCGACTGTTTTCTCCTGTCTTTCGGCCAGATGGAATCCTGGAAGTGGTGGTTTTGAAATCCAAAATGTCTTCAGAATTCCTCTATCCATTTGATGGCAACAAGTCTTCCCCTGTCAAGTTTCCCCAAGTAACCGTCTGA
- the LOC133709578 gene encoding uncharacterized protein LOC133709578 — MPQGDYIDLHRKRYGYRPDHFERKRKKEAREVHKRSEIAQKALGIKGKMFAKKRYAEKALMKKTLAMHEESSTRHKVDDDVHEGAVPTYLLDRDNTTRAKTLSNSIKQKRKEKAGKWEVPLPKVRPVAEDEMFKVLRTGKRKTKQWKRMITKATFVGPGFTRKPPKYERFIRPSGLRFTKAHVTHPELKCTFNLEIIGVKKNPNGQMYTSLGVLTKGTIIEVNVSELGLVTPNGKVVWGKYAQVTNNPENDGCVNAVLLV; from the exons atg CCGCAGGGAGATTATATAGATCTTCACAGGAAGCGATATGGGTACAGACCTGACCACTTTGAGCGCAAGCGCAAGAAGGAGGCTCGTGAGGTCCACAAGCGCTCTGAAATCGCGCAAAAG GCTCTGGGTATTAAAGGCAAGATGTTTGCCAAGAAACGCTATGCAGAAAAGGCTCTAATGAAGAAAAC ATTGGCTATGCATGAGGAGTCATCGACTAGGCACAAGGTTGATGATGATGTTCATGAAGGAGCTGTTCCAACATATTTGTTGGATCGTGACAATACAACACGAGCAAAG ACTCTTAGCAATTCCATCAAGCAAAAACGGAAAGAGAAAGCTGGGAAATGGGAAGTCCCTCTGCCTAAG GTAAGGCCTGTGGCTGAAGATGAGATGTTTAAAGTGCTTCGAACGGGCAAACGCAAGA CTAAGCAATGGAAGCGGATGATCACAAAAGCCACATTTGTGGGACCTGGTTTTACCAGGAAACCTCCCAAATATGAGCGATTTATCCGGCCCAGTGGATTGCGATTCACTAAAGCTCATGTGACACACCCTGAACTCAAATGTACTTTTAACCTTGAGATTATCGGTGTGAAGAAAAACCCTAATGGTCAAATGTACACCTCTCTTGGTGTCTTGACCAAGGGAACCATCATTGAG GTGAATGTAAGTGAACTTGGTCTTGTCACACCTAACGGGAAAGTTGTATGGG GGAAATATGCTCAGGTGACAAATAATCCAGAGAACGATGGATGTGTAAATGCAGTTCTGCTTGTCTAA